The genomic segment GCCGATTCGCACGCTCGCACTTACGGGTACGGCCGGACCGCCTCTTATGCCGTCGCCCCGGCCGTACTCGCACCCTACCGAGAAAGGAGGACCGTATGTTCGCCAACCGCCTCATCGAGCAGATGGACCGCTTCTTCGGTTCGGTCGGGCTCGACAGCCCGGACCTGTCGCCGCCCGCGCCGTCCTACCCGCCGCTGAGCGTGTGGGAGGACGAGGACGCCCTGTACGTCGAGGCCGAGGCCCCCGGGCTCAAGGCCGAGGACATCGGGGTGTCGGTGGCCGCGGGCGACCAACTCACCATCGCCGCCGAGCGCACCCCGCCGACCACCGACCGCGGCGTGTGGCTGTATCAGGAGCGCGGGTACGGGGGGTTCACCCGGACCATCACGCTCCCGGTGGCGGTCCGCCCGGACGCGGTCGAGGCCAAATACGAGGCCGGGGTGCTGACGGTCACCCTGCGCAAGGCCGAGGCCGCCAAGCCCCGCCGCATCGCCGTGAAGGCCGGGACGCCCGCGCTGGCGGGCGCGGCGTAACCCGGCGAGCGGCTCTTAAACTCTTCCCACCAACCCGAAAGGAGGTCACCCGTGAACAGCGAACTGCAACGCGCCGAGTCCCAAGGGGACCAGGTCGCCCGGACCGAGACCGCCAAGCCCCGCCCGGGCGGCGGGACGTACACCCCGCGGGTGGACGTCGTCGAGACCGAAGACGCGCTGGTCCTGTACGCCGACCTGCCGGGGGCCGAGCCGGAGGACATATCGCTCACCTGCAAAGGCGACGAACTGGTCCTCCGCGCCGCCTGCGCACCGCGGCACGCGGGTAAGAAGCGGCTCTACGCCGAGTACGGGGTCGGCCAATACTATCGCGCGTTCAAGATCGCCGAACAGGTCGAGACCGGCGGGACCGAGGCATCACTCAAGGACGGTGTGCTGACCGTCCGTGTGCCCAAGGCCGAAGCGATCCGGCCCAAGCGGATCGCCGTGAAAGGCGGATGAGCGGCCGATGAAACGATGTCCCGGGCGCGGCGCGGCCCGGGTTTCTCACAGCGAAACGGAAAGGAGGAGCACCATGTTCGGTTTGGTTCCGTGGAAGAAAAGCGGGTCCGCGCTGGCGAGCCAGAACGAGCACCCGCTCAGTCACTTCCGTAACGAGTTCGACACCCTGTTCGACCGGTTCTTCGGCAACTGGCCCGATTGGGCCGGGATGGGACTGGAGGCGGAGGAGACGGACAAGGCCGTGACGGTGGCGATGGACGCCCCCGGCTTCGAGCCGGGTGACTTCGACATCCAGGTCAGCGGCGATACCCTGCGTGTCACCGCCGAGCGCAAGGGCCAGAAGGGCAGCGGCCGCATCGAGCGACGGTTCCAGCGGGCCGTGGCGCTGCCCGGCGCGGTGGACGCGGAGCGGGTGGAGGCAGAGTACAAGAACGGCGTTCTGGAGCTGACCCTGCCAAAGACCGAGCAGGCGAAGTGGAAGAAGATCGCGGTCCGGGGCGGCTAACCGCTCTGCCGGGGCGGTCCGCCCGGTGGCCCCTTGGCAATCTTGCCGCCGCGTTCGGCGCGCGCGACCGCCCCTCCCGTACGTCAGGCGAGCAACGACGACAGCCCGGCCCCCGCGATTATCAGGCCTCGAACCACACTCGCCCGTTGAAATAAGGCCCGCGCACCGGTTCGGTTGCCCTTTTCGTCGCCGGGACCGGTTCCACTCACTTTGTGACCACGCCCCGGCGGTCGGGGCTGAAGATGTGTGTGTCATACACATTGGTAAGGAGGTTTTGCAGCCATGTCCGGGCTCGGAAAGCGAATCGTCGCGGCCGGTACCGTGATCGGTACCGCCGCAATGGTCGTCACCATCGGGGTCTCGGTGTCCAGCGGCGACGAGCCGAAAGCCCCGAAGCCCCAGAACACGCAGCCCGCTCCGCAGCTCCCGTTCGCCGTCCCCGACCCGGGGGAGTTCGGCAAGACGCAAGAGCAGTTCCGGCGGGCGCTGGAGTCCATGACCAAGAACCCGAACGACCCGGCCTCGCGGAAGATGTTGAACGATCTCTGGGTCGAGATGATGAAGGGGCTGCCCGGCGGGCTCCCGGGGTTCGTGAACCCGGCTCGCGCCCCCGAGCGGCCACGCCTGGGCGTGCGGATCGAGCCGCTGGCCCCGGTCGTCGCCGACCAGCTCGGGCTGGACGCGGGCGTCGCCATCGCCGGTGTGGTGGAAGGCTCGGCCGCGGAGAAGGCCGGGTTCAAGGCCCACGACATCCTGGTCGAGTTCGCCGGCAAGGGGCTGTCCGACCCGGCCGATCTCGTGCGGCGGTTGAGCGACATGAAACCCGGCGAGAAGGTGGACGCGGTCGTCGTCCGCAAGGGGAAGCGGGTCGAACTGAAGGGGATCGATCTGCCCGGGGCCACCCCCCGGCCCGCGGCGCTGGGACCCCCGGTGGACCCCAAGGCGCTGGAAAATAACCGGTCCGTGACGTCCGTCTCCGTGTCGGTAACGGGCGACGCGTTCACCATTTCTGCGACCGAGGACGGTGTCCGCTACCTCGTCACCGGCAAGGTGGGCCCCGGCGGGGCATCGGCCGAAAAGGTGAGCGTCAAGGCGGGCGACGAGACGGTCGAGGCGGCCGACCCGGCGAAAGTGCCCGAGAAGTACCGTGGCACAGTGGAGAGGCTGTTAAAACTCGTCGGCACGCCACGAGGCAAGGTCACCGACTGAGTCACGCCCGAACAGATGGAACGTGTCGGAGCCCCGGTCCAACGCCGGGGCCTTTTTTGTTGACCGCCCGGAGCCCCATTGTGGAACTACCCGTCGAAGTGGTCGCCCGACCCGAAGCCGGGTTTGCACCGGTGCGGCAGTCTGTTCCCTAACCTGTCAGGATTCTACCCCACCGCCACCCATTTGCACCGGTCGGGCCTTCGGTCAGTTGTTTTGGCGTGATTCGCCGGGGCACCGGTTAAATATCCCTTCGGGACCGCCGAAATCGTGCCATAGGCGTGTGTTACGATCGGCGTTTACCCCGGGATTCGGGTCGGGTGCGGTCCGCTCGTTCCCATTGACGCTCACTGAGCGATTGGGTATCTACGCTCGCCACGGCACCGAGGGGAACGGAGGCGGCTCCGGACGAAGCCCGGAACCCGACGGCCCAAAAGCGGAAAATGCCCTTGTGATTTGGGCAGCTCCGGCGGACGGGGGCGGTCGGAACCGAGCCGTTCGGACGCGCTCGACGGCGCCCGCGTCGCGGGCCGGTGTGTGCGCCTGTGAGGACCGGAACCCTCGCGGCGACCTGAGCGGACCAGAGGAGGGTTTGGAGTGAATCGCACGTTTGCGTTGTTGTCGGCCGCACTCGGCGTCGCCGGCGTGTTTCTGTTGACGAGCGCCGCCGGCGCTCAGCCGCCCGCCCCTGGCGCCCCCGGCGCGCCGGCCGCGGCCCCGGTCACGCGGCCGACGGTCGCCGTCTTCAACATGGCCGCGGTCATGCGCGACTTCGGCCAGGCCAAGTACCAAGTGTACGCGCTGAACAACAAAAAATCGGAGCTGTCCAAGAACCTGCTCGTCTGGCGGAGCGAGTACATCCAGCACCAGCAGGACCTCCAGAAGAACCCGCAGCACCCTGAAAAAGAGATCAAGCAGCAGCTGATGGTGAAGCTCGCCCGGCAGATCGAGGACGAGGACCGCCGCATCAACAAGCAGCTCAACGACGACGCCAGCGCGATCATCGGGGACCTGTACGACAAGATGAAGACGGTGGTGGACAAGGTGGCCGAAATGAACGGCTACCACATCGTCTTCGCCTACCCCGACGCGGTCACCGCGGAAGAGCTGAAGAGCCCGTACATCAAGGAACTGAAGCTGAAACCGCCGGCGGCCCAGCCGTTCTACGTGGCCCCGCACGCGGACATCACCAACGTGGTGGTGATGACGCTGAACAAGTGGTACGAGCCGATCGACCCGAAGACCGGTCAGAAGATCGATGTGAGCAAGCTCGACAACTTGCCCACCCCGGGCGCTTCTCCGGCTCCGCCGGCCGGTGGTCCCGCCCCCGGCGGTCCGATCTCCGGAAGCGGGCTTCCCGGCGGGCGGTGAGCGAACGTGTGAGTAACATGTGAACCCGCGCGTCCGCGTTGCCGATAAAGGTGACGCGGACGCGCCGCAGCCCGAACCGGCGCGCCAAACTCAAGTGCGCCGCAGACCCGCCGGACGGATCCGGCCGATTACGGTCACGCCAGGAAGGCCAACACCGTGCGCGTCATCGCATACCGCAACCAGAGAACTCTTGCCGGGACGGCGGCCGTCGGCGGCGTCGGGTTTATTACGGGGGCGCGGGTTCTCGCCCGCTTCCACCCCGCCCCGCCGGGCACGGGCGTCGTGTTCCGCCGCGTGGACCTGCCCGGCACCCCGACGGTCCCCGCCCGTGCCGAGTGGGTGAGCGGGACCCAGCGCCGCACCACCCTCGGCCCGCCGGACGCCGGCGTCACGCTGGTCGAACACGTCCTCGCCGCCCTCGCCGGGAGCCGGGTCGATAACTGCATCGTCGATCTCGACGGCCCCGAACCGCCCGGCCTGGACGGTTCGGCCGTCGGCTTCGTTGAGGCGGTCGTCGCGGCGGGAATCGAGAACCAGTCCGCCCGGCGCCCGATCTACACGGTCACGGACCCCGTGATCGTTCGGGCGCCCGGGGCGACGCTCGCGCTGCACCCGGCACCGGGAACCGATCTGCGGGTCAGCTACCGCCTCGACTACGGGCCGGGCGCGCCGCTCTCGCCCCAATCGCACACGCTGACCGTTCTCCCGGCGTCATTTACACGCGACCTGGCCGTGTGCCGCACCTTCCTCACAGAAGCCGAAGCGGCCGGGCTACGGTCCCAGGGGATCGGGCGGCACCTCACGGTCGCCGACCTGCTCGTGTTCGGCCGGACCGGACCCATCGGTAACACCGTGCGGTTCGCGGACGAGCCGGCGCGGCACAAGATCCTCGACCTGCTCGGTGACCTCGCACTCTGCGGCTTCGACCTCGCGGGGCACGTGGTCGCCTACCGCTCCGGGCACGCGCTGAACGTGGAACTGGCCCGCGCGCTCGCGGCCGCGGCGTCGGGCCGGAAGGCACCGGTCCGGAAGGCCGTCCCGGCGGTCCGGCAGGCCGCCTGACCTGCGGCGTGACGGCCACGGCCCTGCGGCGCGATCGAGAACTCCGACTACACGACTTAGAGGCAGAAATGACTCGTTTGCGGATGGCGGTGATCGGCGTCGGACACCTCGGACAGCACCACGCCCGCATCCTCGCGAACATGCCGGACGTCGACCTCGTGGGCGTGGTGGACGCGAACCCGGACCAGGCCCGGACGGTCGCGGCGAAACTCGGGACCGAGGCGTACGAACACTTCG from the Frigoriglobus tundricola genome contains:
- a CDS encoding Hsp20/alpha crystallin family protein; this translates as MFANRLIEQMDRFFGSVGLDSPDLSPPAPSYPPLSVWEDEDALYVEAEAPGLKAEDIGVSVAAGDQLTIAAERTPPTTDRGVWLYQERGYGGFTRTITLPVAVRPDAVEAKYEAGVLTVTLRKAEAAKPRRIAVKAGTPALAGAA
- a CDS encoding Hsp20/alpha crystallin family protein, with the protein product MNSELQRAESQGDQVARTETAKPRPGGGTYTPRVDVVETEDALVLYADLPGAEPEDISLTCKGDELVLRAACAPRHAGKKRLYAEYGVGQYYRAFKIAEQVETGGTEASLKDGVLTVRVPKAEAIRPKRIAVKGG
- a CDS encoding Hsp20/alpha crystallin family protein, which produces MFGLVPWKKSGSALASQNEHPLSHFRNEFDTLFDRFFGNWPDWAGMGLEAEETDKAVTVAMDAPGFEPGDFDIQVSGDTLRVTAERKGQKGSGRIERRFQRAVALPGAVDAERVEAEYKNGVLELTLPKTEQAKWKKIAVRGG
- a CDS encoding S1C family serine protease codes for the protein MSGLGKRIVAAGTVIGTAAMVVTIGVSVSSGDEPKAPKPQNTQPAPQLPFAVPDPGEFGKTQEQFRRALESMTKNPNDPASRKMLNDLWVEMMKGLPGGLPGFVNPARAPERPRLGVRIEPLAPVVADQLGLDAGVAIAGVVEGSAAEKAGFKAHDILVEFAGKGLSDPADLVRRLSDMKPGEKVDAVVVRKGKRVELKGIDLPGATPRPAALGPPVDPKALENNRSVTSVSVSVTGDAFTISATEDGVRYLVTGKVGPGGASAEKVSVKAGDETVEAADPAKVPEKYRGTVERLLKLVGTPRGKVTD
- a CDS encoding OmpH family outer membrane protein, with the translated sequence MNRTFALLSAALGVAGVFLLTSAAGAQPPAPGAPGAPAAAPVTRPTVAVFNMAAVMRDFGQAKYQVYALNNKKSELSKNLLVWRSEYIQHQQDLQKNPQHPEKEIKQQLMVKLARQIEDEDRRINKQLNDDASAIIGDLYDKMKTVVDKVAEMNGYHIVFAYPDAVTAEELKSPYIKELKLKPPAAQPFYVAPHADITNVVVMTLNKWYEPIDPKTGQKIDVSKLDNLPTPGASPAPPAGGPAPGGPISGSGLPGGR
- a CDS encoding UDP-3-O-acyl-N-acetylglucosamine deacetylase, whose protein sequence is MRVIAYRNQRTLAGTAAVGGVGFITGARVLARFHPAPPGTGVVFRRVDLPGTPTVPARAEWVSGTQRRTTLGPPDAGVTLVEHVLAALAGSRVDNCIVDLDGPEPPGLDGSAVGFVEAVVAAGIENQSARRPIYTVTDPVIVRAPGATLALHPAPGTDLRVSYRLDYGPGAPLSPQSHTLTVLPASFTRDLAVCRTFLTEAEAAGLRSQGIGRHLTVADLLVFGRTGPIGNTVRFADEPARHKILDLLGDLALCGFDLAGHVVAYRSGHALNVELARALAAAASGRKAPVRKAVPAVRQAA